In one window of Gossypium hirsutum isolate 1008001.06 chromosome A01, Gossypium_hirsutum_v2.1, whole genome shotgun sequence DNA:
- the LOC121215509 gene encoding uncharacterized protein yields the protein MGWLRNDSSLMGLRFLRVLLELPLMWLNIGLRPQDLDCTLEQKLKGAMPLLQDEAYQWWLTVKEGNQPDRLTWGFFKTAFQGKYVGAIYMDAQRRELLNLTQGDKSVAEYESEFLRHHQGECWKRFGACLRCRSMKHRIRDCPQSLDQMQATGMGTVQPLRGVQQLPRGHGRGALGRGTGHTEARQPTLVYAARHREGRGTSDVITACTMSVTLGIMVENTASEVTVLSPLGQSVRVNKLFKDVPLEVQGMIFLADLMELPFGGFDLILGMDWLVKHQVELDCTAKRVVLKTVEDDEVVEIKELRNYLSNMISALRAEKLVRKGCEAYLAYISISDFKVSSIKDIRTVKDFLDVFPDELPGLPPNHEVDFGIELLPGTALVSIAPYRMAPKELVELKAQIQEILD from the exons ATGGGTTGGTTACGGAATGACTCCagtctaatggggctgagatttTTAAGGGTATtgttggagttgcccctaatgtggctgaatattggattgaggccacaggaCCTCGACTGCACTCTTgagcagaaactaaaaggtgcaaTGCCGTTGCTACAAGAtgaggcctatcagtggtggcttacagtgaAAGAGGGTAATCAGCCTGACCGGTTGACTTGGGGATTTTTCAAGACTGCATTCCAAGGAAAATATGTGGGCGCTATTTATATGGATGCCCAGAGAAGAGAGCTTCTGAATTTGACCCAGGGGGATAAATCTGTGGCTGAATATGAGTCTGAATTTCT GAGACACCATCAGGGCGAATGCTGGAAAAGGTTTGGGGCATGCTTGAGGTGCAGATCTATGAAACACCGTATCAGAGATTGTCCACAGAGCctcgatcagatgcaagctactggtatgggtactgTTCAGCCGCTGAGAGGTGTTCAGCAGCTACCGAGAGGCCATGGTCGTGGAGCACTGGGCAGAGGTActggtcatactgaggcgaggcagccgacattggtttatgctgcacgtcatCGAGAGGGCAGAGGCACctcagatgttattacgg CATGCACTATGTCTGTGACTTTGGGTATAATGGTTGAGAACACTGCGAGTGAGGTTACGGTGTTGAGTCCATTAGGGCAGTCTGTAAGGGTAAATAAACTGTTTaaggatgtacctttggaggtcCAAGGAATGATATTTTTGGCAGATTTAATGGAACTCCCTTTTGGAGGATTCGACTTAATACTAGGCATGGACTGGCTAGTGAAGCACCAAGTGGAGTTGGATTGTACTGCTAAACGGGTGGTACTAAAAACTGTGGAGGATGATGAGGTAGTGGAAATCAAGGAACTTCGAAATTATTTGTCAAATATGATTTCTGCACTTAGGGCCGAAaaattggttcgtaagggttgtgaggcgtatttAGCCTACATCAGCATTTCTGATTTTAAGGTTTCATCTATTAAAGATATTAGAACAGTTAAGGACTTTCTGGATGTCTTTCCTGATGAGCTACCGGGGTTACCTCCAAACCATGAAGTTGattttgggattgagctcctacctggtacagctctggtgtccatTGCCCCTTACCGAATGGCGCCgaaagagcttgtggagcttaaagctcaaattcaagagaTACTAGATTGA